A genome region from Musa acuminata AAA Group cultivar baxijiao chromosome BXJ3-5, Cavendish_Baxijiao_AAA, whole genome shotgun sequence includes the following:
- the LOC103985527 gene encoding protein indeterminate-domain 7-like, with translation MKGLIIQQSRAVEANMSNLSSPSGEASASSNQQPSSASTNPTPVKRKRNLPGNPDPDAEVIALSPKTLMTTNRFVCEICNKGFQRDQNLQLHRRGHNLPWKLKQRSKEVRKKVYVCPEVTCVHHDPSRALGDLTGIKKHFSRKHGEKKWKCNKCSKKYAVMSDWKAHSKICGTREYRCDCGTLFSRRDSFITHRAFCDALGDESSRVVTAKPTAATHHPHQFSHPAASLEPFPLHQTILQTQFPPLIRTPEVSNNAMSGSHELQQELSLKREQQKHFNIRSDIPPWLNCQATTSLGHLDFPYSIYSTRLEQEYPPGNPGALPPPPAPLPAYQVSASSPHMSATALLQKAAQMGATISRPPQIGHMTSHTTSGFGIGLSSQQDIDGGGGGGRGGASFGQVSAPPPLLHDMMMNRLSAPPGFDGSFEDAFGGFMRSKREGNSFTDGTVRSQGKDEGGRGGGGGNDGMTRDFLGLRAFFPQGYP, from the exons ATGAAAGGGCTCATAATTCAGCAAAGCCGAGCTGTGGAGGCGAACATGTCCAATCTCAGCTCGCCCTCTGGGGAAGCAAGTGCGTCTTCCAACCAGCAACCCTCCTCGGCCTCGACGAATCCAACCCCGGTCAAGAGAAAGAGGAACCTCCCGGGAAATCCAG ACCCAGATGCTGAGGTGATAGCGCTGTCCCCCAAGACCCTGATGACAACCAACCGGTTCGTGTGTGAGATCTGCAACAAAGGTTTTCAGAGGGACCAGAACCTGCAGCTCCACAGGAGGGGTCACAACCTGCCATGGAAGCTGAAGCAGAGAAGCAAGGAGGTGAGGAAGAAGGTCTACGTTTGCCCGGAGGTGACATGCGTGCACCATGACCCTTCCAGGGCGCTCGGGGACCTTACCGGCATCAAGAAGCACTTCAGTAGgaagcatggggagaagaagtggAAATGCAACAAGTGTTCCAAGAAATACGCTGTCATGTCTGATTGGAAGGCCCACTCCAAGATCTGCGGCACCAGAGAATACAGATGCGACTGCGGCACCCTCTTTTCCAG GAGGGACAGCTTTATCACTCATAGAGCCTTCTGTGATGCACTGGGAGACGAGAGCTCGAGGGTCGTCACAGCAAAGCCTACAGCAGCTACTCACCACCCCCACCAATTCTCGCATCCTGCGGCATCACTCGAACCCTTCCCTCTCCATCAAACTATCCTGCAGACACAGTTCCCTCCGTTGATCCGCACTCCAGAGGTCAGCAACAATGCTATGAGCGGCAGCCATGAGCTACAACAGGAGCTGTCACTGAAAAGAGAGCAGCAGAAACACTTCAACATCAGATCGGATATCCCACCATGGCTAAACTGTCAGGCGACTACTTCTCTCGGCCATTTAGACTTCCCTTACTCTATCTACTCCACAAGACTCGAACAGGAGTACCCTCCTGGAAACCCGGGGGCTCTCCCTCCTCCACCCGCTCCTCTTCCGGCCTACCAAGTCTCAGCTTCCTCTCCCCACATGTCAGCCACTGCATTGCTCCAGAAGGCAGCACAGATGGGTGCAACAATAAGTCGACCTCCACAGATCGGTCACATGACATCGCACACTACTTCTGGCTTTGGTATTGGCTTGTCCTCACAGCAGGATAtcgacggtggtggtggtggtggaagaggAGGAGCAAGTTTTGGACAAGTGTCGgcacctcctcctctcctccatgACATGATGATGAACCGTCTCTCCGCACCTCCAGGGTTTGATGGGTCCTTTGAGGACGCATTTGGAGGATTTATGAGATCAAAAAGGGAAGGGAACAGCTTTACGGATGGCACAGTTAGAAGCCAAGGAAAAgatgaaggaggaagaggaggtggtggtgggaaTGACGGGATGACAAGAGACTTCTTAGGACTACGGGCTTTCTTCCCACAGGGATATCCTTAA